In the genome of Myxococcota bacterium, one region contains:
- a CDS encoding SDR family oxidoreductase translates to GFALDVTDSASVRAGVGEVIAHFGRVDVLVNNAGWDKVEPFVKASEETWDKVLAINLRGPIAVTRAVLDGMIERRAGWIVSISSDAGRLGSSGEVVYSAAKAGVIGFTKALAREVARHGIHVNVVCPGPTDTPLLAQVGADNPKLVQSLSRAVPWGRIGQPEDLAGAVAFLASDDAGFITGQTLSVSGGMCMS, encoded by the coding sequence ACGGCTTCGCGCTCGACGTCACCGACTCGGCCTCGGTACGCGCCGGCGTGGGCGAGGTGATCGCGCACTTCGGCCGCGTGGACGTGCTCGTGAACAACGCCGGCTGGGACAAGGTCGAGCCGTTCGTGAAGGCCTCCGAGGAGACCTGGGACAAGGTGCTCGCGATCAACCTGCGCGGGCCGATCGCGGTGACTCGCGCGGTGCTCGACGGCATGATCGAGCGGCGCGCCGGCTGGATCGTGAGCATCTCGTCCGACGCCGGCCGGCTGGGGTCGAGCGGCGAGGTGGTCTACTCCGCCGCGAAGGCCGGAGTCATCGGGTTCACCAAAGCGCTGGCGCGCGAGGTGGCGCGCCACGGCATCCACGTGAACGTGGTCTGCCCCGGCCCGACCGATACGCCGCTCCTGGCGCAAGTGGGCGCCGACAACCCGAAGCTCGTGCAGTCACTGTCGCGCGCCGTGCCCTGGGGCCGGATCGGCCAGCCCGAGGACCTGGCCGGCGCCGTCGCGTTCCTGGCTTCCGACGACGCCGGCTTCATCACCGGCCAGACACTCTCGGTGAGTGGCGGGATGTGCATGTCCTGA
- a CDS encoding MarR family winged helix-turn-helix transcriptional regulator: protein MHDTRKILESCACHRLRMAARAVTRSYDDALRPVGLRATQMALLTALEAEGALSISALARLAGMDRSTLSRNLAPLEREGLVALGAEGWRRARTLALTAKGRSRLAEAVPLWEQAQRSLRRSLGARRWDDVRRSLDHVIHSTQ from the coding sequence ATGCACGACACACGCAAGATCCTCGAAAGTTGCGCCTGCCACCGGCTGCGGATGGCGGCGCGGGCGGTGACTCGCAGCTACGACGACGCGCTGCGGCCGGTGGGTCTGCGCGCGACGCAGATGGCGCTCCTGACGGCCCTCGAGGCCGAGGGCGCGTTGTCGATCAGCGCGCTGGCGCGGCTGGCGGGCATGGACCGCAGCACGCTCTCGCGCAACCTGGCGCCGCTCGAGCGCGAGGGCCTGGTGGCGCTGGGCGCCGAGGGCTGGCGGCGCGCGCGCACGCTCGCGCTCACCGCCAAGGGACGCTCACGGCTCGCAGAGGCCGTGCCCTTGTGGGAGCAGGCACAGCGAAGTCTCCGGCGGAGTCTCGGCGCGCGGCGCTGGGACGACGTCCGCAGGAGTCTGGACCACGTCATTCACTCCACACAATGA
- a CDS encoding nickel-binding protein: MKYFIDTHDKAKGSFPKQVLSEQEFYAQFDALEEAGLPIGVFGHAAHVNLEEGKAFCFMSGPDEAAIWKAHAAIQLPFDSITEVRRVTGADLRPRKQG, from the coding sequence ATGAAGTATTTCATCGACACCCATGACAAGGCCAAGGGCAGCTTCCCGAAGCAGGTGCTGAGCGAACAGGAGTTCTACGCGCAGTTCGACGCGCTCGAAGAGGCCGGCCTGCCGATCGGCGTGTTCGGCCACGCCGCGCACGTGAACCTCGAAGAGGGCAAGGCGTTCTGCTTCATGTCGGGGCCGGACGAGGCGGCGATCTGGAAGGCCCACGCGGCGATCCAGCTGCCGTTCGACTCGATCACCGAGGTGCGCCGGGTGACCGGCGCCGACCTGCGCCCGCGCAAGCAGGGCTGA